Genomic segment of Apium graveolens cultivar Ventura chromosome 7, ASM990537v1, whole genome shotgun sequence:
TGCCTAACCGGTAAAAACTTCCAATACTCAAGTTGGAAGAATATAGAAGCCTTCTTCCAAACTGGTCGAGCTTCACCTTTCTTCCATCGAGGTTGGCGTTGTGTCTTACCAAAGACATGGCCCCTTAGATGTTGTACTCGTCCAAAAACCTGCTCACCAGTTAATGGAATAGGAGCAACATCTGTCTCAACAGTGTTATCAAAAGTTGTTTTCTGCTTTCTATACGGATGATGACGGGGCAACCACCTCCTATGCCTCAAAACCACCGTCTTTCGATAATGAACGAACCTAGTAGCCTTTGTGTTATCAACACAGATAGTACAAGCATTATACCCTTTAATTACGTTTCCTGACATGTTTCCCAAGGCCGGATAATCACTTATTGTCCATAATAATATACCCCTATATAAGAAAGAATCTTGTTTATATGCGTCATACACTTATTTCCTGAGCCACAACTGTTGCAGATCTTCTATAAGTGGTTGAAGGAACAGGTCGATATCAGTTCCAGGCTCCGTTGGTCCTGATATTAACAAGCAGAGCATAATATACCTTCTTTTCATACAGAGCCAATGTGGAAGGTTGTAAATTGATAGCAAAACCGTCCAACTAGAATAATCAGTACGGTTTCCATGAAAAGGATTGAAACCGTCAGAGGATAGAGCTAACCGAAGGTTCCTGCTATCCGATGCAAACTCAGGACACTCTTTATCAACATCCTTCCATGTTTCCGAGTCAGTCAGATGCCTCATTTTACCATCCTTTTTTCGCTCAGTGTCATGCCAAGTCATGTCCATTGCAATTTGGGGTGTGTTGAACAAATTTCTTATTCTTGGCATCAACGGGAAATACCATAAAACCTTGATAGGGACTCCTTCCTGTTCTTCTGCTTTCTTATTCAATTTCCATCTAGAGGCCTTACATATCCGACAAGTTGTCTCGTCTTCATTTATCTGGCCATGATATTAGAGACAATTATTCGGGCATGCGTGGATCTTCTCATACCCCATTCCTAATGCACATAAGGTTTTCTTTGCTTCACTGAAAGAAGAAGGGATATTGTTGCCTTCCGGAAGCAAATCCCCAATCAACAACAGAACATAGGAAAAACATGAATCAGACATACCATGTTTCACCTTCAAGTTGAATAACTTAACCAACGCTTTCATCTTAGTGTAATTCTCACAACCAGGATAGAGAGGTGCATGCTCACCTTTGACATGATTCATGAAATCTGAAAAATCGGAGGAAAAATCATCATCATCTTCGTCAGCTTTACCCATTCCTGTGTAGGACTGGTTTAAAGATACAGAGGAGTAGCTTTCATCCGGTAGAGAACTTTCTGCAGAATTTGCCTCCCCGTGCTATATCCAGCGTGTATAAGTTTCATCTATGCCATATTGAAAAAGGTGGTTTTTAACAGTTCGAACATTCCAAGATTTGCTGTGTGCGCACTTTAAACATGGACAACTTATTTTTCCTTCATTATAACCATTCTCAAAGGCAAACATCAGTAAATCCTCCAATCCTTTTTTAAACTCTTTTGTTCTTCTATCAGGTGTTAACCATGATATATCCATCTTTTGATACAAACAAACTGAAAAAAGAAAAATGTAAGCCGTCAAAAATAGAACATAGTACCATTAGACTATATCTTCAACTATTAAACACCAAATTTAACAGAGTACATGTGAGCACAAATTAAACAACTACAGATTAAGCACAAATTAAACTAAAGAGTCAACAAAAATTAAAGTAGAGCTAGATGAATCAAGCTACAAGTTAAACTCaaattaaaatagaaattatACCATTAAACACCAACTACAACTAAATAACAAATTATACCATTAAACAGAAGTAGAAATCCTACCAGTAAACACCAAAGTAAACAGAGTACGGGTGAGGGGTGAGCACAAATTAAACAACTACAAATTAAGCAAAAATTAAGCAAAAAATTCAACAAAAATAAAACAAGAGATAGATGAGTCGAGCTTCAAGTTAAACTCAAATTAAAACAACAATTATACCATTAAACACCAACTACAACTAAAAAACAAATTATACCATTAAACACCAAATTAAACAGAAGTAGAAATCCTACCAGTAAACAGCAAAGTAAACAGAGTACGGGTGAGCAGTGAGcacaaagtaaacaactacaaATTAAGCAGAAATTAAGCTAAAAATTCAACAAAAATAAAACAAGAGCTAGATGAGTCGAGGTTCAAGTTAAACTCAAATTAAAACAACAATTATATCATTAAACACTAACTGCAACTAAACAAAAAATTATACCATTAAACAATAAATTAAACAGAAGTAGAAATCCTACCAGTAAAGAGCAAAGTAAACAGAGTACGGGTGAGCAGTGAGCACAAATTAAACAACTACAAATTAAGCAGAAATTACCTAACGAGCTTGCAAGTCGAGCTTCAAGTTGAGCTAACAGATCCAAAGAAACAATGGAGGTTGAATTACCTAACGGAGGTGAGAAAATCAAAGATACGGAGGCCGCCGTATGGAGAGAGTGAAGAGTGAGGATATAGATGAGAAGTGAGTGAACGACCTAATTGGACTAAATTATTTTGCAGTTGGTCCGACATAATTAAAGCTCAATGATTGTGATGTTATCTTATTTTTTAGTTCGCGTTTATGCGATTTCCGGGTTTTTTAGTTCGGGTTTCTGTGATGTTCGGGTTAAAAAACCGACTCGATGCATCCGGTATATGAATCGAGGACTCGGTTTAGGATTTGCGAGATCTAAATAGAGATCCGCGGTTAAATCCTGCAGAGTCGTGGTTCGGGTTTCTGTGATGTCCGGGTTAAAAAACCGACTCGATTCATCCGGTATATGAATCGAGGACTTGGTTTAGGATTTGCGAGATCTAAATATAGATTCACGGTTAAATTCTGCAGATTCGTGGTTCGGGTTTCTGTGATGTCCGGGTTAAAAAACCGACTCGATTCATCCGGTATATGAATCGAGGACTCGGTTTAGGATTTTCGAGATCTAAATATAGATCCGTGGTTAAATCCTGCAGATTCGTGGTTCGGGTTTCTGTGATGTCCGGGTTAAAAAACCGACTCGATTAATCCGGTATATGAATCGAGGACTCGGTTTAGGATTTACGAGATTTAAATATAGATCCGCGGTTAAATCCTGCAGATTCGTGGTTCGGGTTTCTGTGATGTTCGGGTTAAAAAACCGACTCGATTCATCCGGTATTTGAATCGAGTACTCAGTTTAGGATTTGCGAGATCTAAATATAGATCCGCGGTTAAATCCTGCAGATTCGTGGTTCGGGTCTCTGTGATGTCCGGGTTAAAAAACCGAATTGATTCATCCGGTATATGAATCGAGGACTCGGTTTAGGATTTGCGAGATCTAAATATAGATTCGCGGTTAAATCCTGCAGATTCGTGGTTCGGGTTTCTGTGATGTCCGAGTTAAAAAACCGACTCGTTTCATCCGGTATATGAATCGAGGACTCGGTTTAGGATTTGCGAGATCTAAATATAGATTTGCGGTTAAATCCTGCAGATTCGTGGTTCTGGTTTCTGTGATGTCCGGGTTAAAAAACGGACTCGATTCATCCGGTTTATGAATTGAGGGCTCGGTTTAGGATTTGCGAGATCTAAATATAGATCCGCGGTTAAGGATCCAAAATACCGAGAATATACCCATAATCAATAAAAATCCGTAACATTTAATGATCcaagatattaaaaaaaaaactCATTTTCACCAAAAATCCGGAAGATTTAACGATCCAAAAAACCTAAAAAAAACCAATATTCAATAAAAACCCGGAACATTTAACGATCCAAAATACCGAAAATAAACCGAACAGTTATTAAGTAGTACTTCTAACAACTGATTATTTgaattgtatttttatattttatagcaattatattataataaattatattacCCACCGTTAGATTAGAAAATAAATCAAATCTCTACCATCCATTTGATTTTTCATTTCCCCCATATCCCAAATTTCTCTCCCACCTTAACTTCGCGGTGTTTACTTGACACATTTCATTTCTCCAACACAGAGCACCCAACTCAACTGAGCACTGATTACCCAACACAGAGCAGCGATTACCCGACACCGAGCAGCGATTTTTGATTCTGAGCAGGTATTTTCTTCTACAACCCTAGAATCCACGGTGTTGGAGTTTTTTTAGGATTTTTTTAGGGTTTTTCTAGTATATGAGTTTGGGGACTTTTCTAGTATATGAGTTTGGGGACTTTTCTAGTATATGAGTTTGGGGGGTTTCTTTTAATTATATTGATTTTTTGTGATAAATCTTTAAATGCATGTATGTGGTCTTAGCAAAATCAATTAGGATGATTTTATATGTTTGTAGTATGCGATTATTTTATATGTATATCGTCTCGGATGAAACTGATAATGCTTTTTATCTGATTCTGAAGTCCATAATGCGATTATATCTATGTTTTTTCTATGATTCTAGTCATTATAGTATTATGTTAATGTTTTTGTGCTATAAATATAGatttatgtttatatatatgatatagTTCTTCTTGTAGCTCATAGTTGTTAATTGCATCGTAGCTTTTTGTGGTTCATATATGTGAATTGTATAGTTCTTCTTGTTTCGTTTGTAGCCTCTGTCTTATATGCTGCTCTTTATGTGCTGTATAGATGATGGCTACTCCGAAAAAGAAAAGCAAGTCAAAGACGATAGAGTCGAACATAAGAAGGTCACCGAGAATAGAGCCGAAGAAGAAACCGTTAAAAAAGATCAACCGATCTGTATCCCATCCCTGTATGAAGAATGTGAGCAGGGCTTTGAGAAAGACGAGGTCCTTAAACAACCAGACCCCAAGTATGACTCCTACCACTTCAACTTCTTCCCCAAAATCAGTGAAGAAGAAGCCTATATCTGAAGGCTTACTgaaaaaaatttctaaaaaaaggAAGCGAGGAAAAGGAGCTGTTACAGAGTCGAACAATACTCAAGGTCTAAAACTACTCAACGCAACGCAAGATAATGGGGAACAAACTTAACGTGTCTTTTAAAAACAAAGGAGAGTCGTTTGGTCCTGAAACGACAGAGATGCAATCCTATATTGGGGTATTGGCAAGAACCAAACCGCCAATATGGCAGGATAATTGGAAATGTATTCCTGAAGAGATAAAGACAAAGATTTGGGATTTTGTGCTGGTAGGCCAAAATAAACTTATTAAGTTCATTGACTTTGTCTGCTATAAGTTCATTTTATTACTTGTTTCTTATAATTCTTATAATTTCTTATGTATGCAGATGGCTTTTATTTTACCTCCATCGGCCAAGAAGTTGGTTTTACGTTCTGCAGGTCAAAAATGGAGGGAGTTCAAAAGTCGGTTGACCACTCATTACATTCTTCCTTATCGGGATCAACCTCAATTGTTGGCCTATCCGCCTGCAGATTTTTCTTTCATAGAAAAATCTCATTGGGACATTTTTGTTGCTGAACGCACATCATCTGAGTTTCTGGTATGTTTCTAGTTAGCATTGGCTCATATTTGTTGTTTATCAAACTAAGGATTGGGATATAGTTACTTACTAATTATATTATAAACCTTCTTGTGCTTTTTATGAAGTTATGTCATGATGAAGCAGTACAAAGAAGAAAGTCAAGTGTTTATCCACATCGCATGGCTCGAAAAGGTTATGCCAATCTGGAGAATTAATGGGTGAGTAATAGTGACACGACATTCTTACTTTTTGAATACACACTAATTTTCCACACATGTTTATACTATTTCTAAGCTCACCATCTACATGTGAATATAGTATCAATCACATCCAGATGAAGAGGAAGTAGATCGTTCATCAACCTGGGTCCTAGCAAGGCAGGACAAAGATGGTAATTATTTAAGTGATGATGTCCAGAGAAAAGCTGAAGAAATTGTAAGTTATTGATTTGTATTCTACTTCAAAATATTAATTATCTCATTCTTTGTTTTAAACCTTTTACCCTACCGAACTTAGAATTTAAAGCACAGACTGTGGTAATAATTAAAGTACTCTAAATGTTACAGGGAAAGGTGAAAGCATAGGTTAAGGAAGGAAAACTGAAAGCAGAAGGTGTTGATGATGTCTTAACACTTGCGCTTGGGAAGCCCGAGCATGGAGGAAGGGTCCGTGGACAAGGAGTTCATGTAAAGCAGTCAATTTACTTTGATCTTCCAAGGAAGAAGAAAGCTAGGACAATGGATGAAAAAATATAGGAAGGGATTAAAAGGTTTATATCGGAGGAGACTCCGCGGATTATTAAAGAGAGAGATGCCTTTTGGGCTGCAGAAATGGAAAAACTCAGGGCAGAGATATTGAAGAAGCCCGTAGAGAAAGATGCTACTCCAAAACACACTTCTCAATAAGCAAGCTGTCACTCTGACGGCGGGGTTGCTGTGGATATTGGTGTCAAGAATAAGGATACACCTTGAACTGCAAGGAAGTTATTTCCACTTC
This window contains:
- the LOC141674359 gene encoding uncharacterized protein LOC141674359, translating into MGNKLNVSFKNKGESFGPETTEMQSYIGVLARTKPPIWQDNWKCIPEEIKTKIWDFVLMAFILPPSAKKLVLRSAGQKWREFKSRLTTHYILPYRDQPQLLAYPPADFSFIEKSHWDIFVAERTSSEFLYQSHPDEEEVDRSSTWVLARQDKDGNYLSDDVQRKAEEIVKEGKLKAEGVDDVLTLALGKPEHGGRVRGQGVHVKQSIYFDLPRKKKARTMDEKI